In Picosynechococcus sp. PCC 7002, the following are encoded in one genomic region:
- a CDS encoding plastocyanin/azurin family copper-binding protein: MVFHKYFIHGCRALVLLGLIWFCLTPAAIALPVPAQQPLQEMQIHLGTTSGALRFVPDQLEFVAGQRYKLLLDNPSNQKHYFTAKDFADTSWTQKVEAGKVEVKGAIHELELKPGAIAEWILIPQKTGKFELHCSVPGHAAAGMVGTIQVIADS, from the coding sequence ATGGTATTTCATAAATACTTCATCCATGGCTGTAGAGCGCTGGTGTTACTCGGATTAATCTGGTTTTGTCTGACCCCAGCGGCGATCGCCTTACCCGTTCCTGCCCAACAGCCCCTCCAGGAAATGCAGATCCATCTGGGTACAACCAGTGGCGCCCTACGATTTGTCCCTGACCAGTTGGAATTTGTCGCTGGCCAACGCTACAAATTACTCCTCGATAATCCCAGCAATCAAAAACACTACTTCACGGCCAAGGATTTTGCCGATACCAGTTGGACTCAAAAAGTCGAAGCGGGCAAGGTGGAAGTAAAAGGGGCGATCCACGAACTCGAACTCAAGCCAGGGGCGATCGCCGAATGGATTTTGATTCCCCAAAAGACAGGCAAATTTGAACTGCATTGTTCTGTCCCTGGCCATGCCGCAGCGGGGATGGTTGGCACCATTCAAGTCATTGCTGATTCGTAA
- a CDS encoding P-II family nitrogen regulator — MKKVEAIIRPFKLDEVKIALVNAGIVGMTVSEVRGFGRQKGQTERYRGSEYTVEFLQKLKIEIVIDDDQVDAVVDKIVAAARTGEIGDGKIFISPVDQIVRIRTGEKDLEAV, encoded by the coding sequence ATGAAAAAAGTAGAAGCCATTATTCGCCCCTTCAAACTCGATGAAGTCAAAATCGCCCTCGTCAATGCAGGCATCGTCGGCATGACCGTTTCTGAAGTTCGCGGTTTCGGTCGCCAAAAAGGACAAACAGAAAGATATCGCGGTTCTGAGTACACCGTTGAATTCCTCCAAAAGCTCAAGATTGAGATTGTCATCGATGATGATCAAGTAGATGCAGTCGTTGACAAAATTGTTGCGGCGGCCCGGACTGGGGAAATCGGCGACGGGAAAATCTTTATTTCTCCTGTGGATCAAATTGTGCGGATCCGGACTGGCGAAAAAGACCTCGAAGCTGTCTAA